In Phragmites australis chromosome 18, lpPhrAust1.1, whole genome shotgun sequence, the genomic window acgGTGAGGTACTCAGcattctcctcctttgtcagaaatacttctGTGAGTTCAATACatagagcaccagactatctggtgaggctatcaACATCTGTGCATAATGCTTCGATGAGTGTAAACTCTACTGCACCGGACGATCCGGTAAGGTCAATTCTtctgggacttcttcaattcaatcaaacctTATTCCGGCTgtggtgacttcttgatgtattgcatccataagacctactattatatatttttgataaacatgttagtcctaatacctatattattattaatcacaatcataatctaataagACTATTTTTGCTATATTTATTGGATGATAAATGGTAGAAACAACAACTATTTAGTggcaaatattttattttctcatatttATAGGATTTGCTCAACAAGAGACATGTTTGTTTCGTTGGGAAGGTATCTCGTGTTTCTGCAAGAACGAAAGCCGGTACATACTTTTTGTTCAGCATAAGTTTCTAGTGGGCGTCCGTGTAACaaagtttttgtttttttaaggcAAGTATATCGGTACAGTTTTATAGATTATCTTGTATATTGATATATaatcttaaaatattttaatCAATCTCTACATTAGGTTGTGAATGAAAGAAATGAAACAATGATAAATCATAGTCCTAAATTTTAGTTTATAAATGGTTCGCTTCATGGAACAACAATATATTTCTCTCGCCTCCCTCTTTCTCCTCTACATTATTTAAAAATCCTATATAACATTATATGAGACAATATGTGAGAATATCTTACTATTGTCAACTATGCTAGGATAAAATAAAGCGCGTGTGAATACCTTACAATTGGAAAAATAAGCTCCGCgtttctttagaaaaaaaaaggtccGCGCATTTTAGATACCCAGCAACCGTCACATCAACTAAAAACCCAAATTAACACCACCCACCGTAGTACCTGTGCTCTCTTCAGTTCAATATGGACTAGGACGGCGAACGTGCCCGGCACGGTGGTAAGGCTCCGTGGTGAGCCGAATTTATTTGGATTCGAAGCCTGGTGACGTAGTGGTTCTGATTTATTTCGGTTTTCACAGTTTTTTGGCGTGACGTTACAGAAGAGATTACGATGTTCTTGTTGTCTACGGGATTCTCAATGAGTTCTGATGATTTTTGGATAAACGTTTTCTTTAAGCTGTGTGTAGTTATAGGGTTAGTATGTGCGTGCGTTAGGTATGTGTGGAGTGAATGTGTGTGTTCATATTTAGATAGTATAGCTGTATTTAGTggtgaagagtaaaaaaaaaaaacatggacTAGGACGGTTCAATGAAAACCCTAAAAACAGCCCTTTAACCGTGCACCCGAAACAACCCGACTCCCTGAATTCCTCGCCGCCGTCTcaacccacccacccacccatgGCCGCCAACGCCGCCGAAGCCCCCTCCGCGGTGCCCCCGTCGGTGGTCTCCGCCGCCGAAGAGACGCTCGCGGCCGCCGAGTCCGTCggggaccacctctcccagctgctcgcggcggcggccgaggacCCCGACGCCGTGGCCGAGCTCCCGCCCCTGCTCCGGGCGCGCGCCTTCCTTGCCGTGGCGCAGGCCGCGACCTCCCTCTTTTCAGGCATTGCTCGCGCTTCCCCTTCTCGTtgcattgtctttacctttcttctGATTAAGCGTCTCCTTTTGGGTTTTTTTCGCAGTGCGGCTAAGGTGTTCGGGAATTGACCCTAACGAGCACACTATCAGAAAGGAGTTTGTAAGCTCCTCTCAGCTCTGAGAATCCTCGTTCCTTGGAAATTTGAATTATCTTTGTTTCTGATGTCCTTGGAGTAGAAGTTAGATTTCAATGTTATTAGCTGGAACAAAGATGGTGTATTTCCGTTTATTATATGTACTTGATGCGAGTATATGTTCACCTGGGAGTATTGCACGCGATTGCTGTGTGGGCAAACTAGGCTTGTTGAATGTGGACATGGTTTACAATGTACTGTATGTTTCGTGGATCAGAACAGAGCGTCTAGGTTTGTAATATCACCTTTGACATGGTTTAGTGTTTAGCTTTGTGTGCTGTTGTTGCCCATGTGGAGCAGAGAGTCTGTTTGGGAGATAGATTTGGGTGCCAGAAAATTTTAGTATTTGTGATTCTTGGGGTTATATGTCTATTCTATgatatttctatatatatagaatatgGTATCTAATATGACACCCGATTTATCAAAGGGATTCGGTTGGTGACTTACCCATTTTATATAGCAATCCCTGATCAAAGAGAGAACAATATCCATTTCAAAACATTTCTAATGGATTCCTTGGTTCGGACCGACAAAGTAATGGCACTCGATTATTATCAACCCGACTGCAATCTTTTCTGTCGCTAAGGATTGCACCGTGTGGGGATATCTTAAATAGAAAACTATATGTTTATTTCTGTCAACATTTGTGCTAAATTTGTTTTAAGTTCAATATAATGAGAAAGTTTGGATATTGACAGTTCTTGGGTGAAGAGTTCGATGTGTGCACATCATGAATTGGAAAATTCAATCTTTGTATTTTGTTAGCTATTCTGCTACTTCTTGGAAGTTATATTTTAGAAGAAGGTTTTGATATTTTGTAATCCTTGAATGGAGAGTCCTATGTAGCCACATGGAAATTCAATCTTTATAAATTTTCAACTATTCTGCTACTTGAGCTGGGAGAaagttttgatattttttattgttgggTGGAGTCTATGTGGCCAGTATTTGCAGTGAAAATGCAGTCTTTGTATTTTTGTCAACTAGTCTGGCACTTCAGTTGGAAGTTTCATTTTCTGAGGCCTCGTTCTTTTCTTTCTAGGAGAGGTTAAGCCTGTGGCAGGAGAAGTTAAATCGATTTGAGGACTGGGATAAGGGTAATTTACTGTGTATTTCACGCTTGATTCATTTCTAGTTTATTCATGTATATGCAACGCTGGTACCTACTTACTGCCTGAATTGAATTGCAGCACCACTTCGCCCTACTACTACACTGAATACACAAGCAGCAGCAAGGTTCATTGGACGCTCACTGCCCCATTTGACATCTGGTACATAATCGGCTATTTTGTGTGGGTGCTTGGGTTTTTGTTGGATGGAGATGAGGTTTTATTCTTGTTGTTTCAGATCAGAAGAGGAGCATGCAGGCAATcagtagaggaggaggaagaggctgGTCTGGGCACAAGAGAAAGCCAGAGCCCGCACCAGAGAAGAAATCTGTTCGTGCTGCTGCAGAAGAGTTCCTTGCAAAGGCTGCTCAGGAACTTATTGGGCATAGTGATAGCAGGGTGAAGGGCCCTGTTAGACTCGTtcctgatgaagatgaggactaGATCAGTATGTTAGTTTTGTCAAGATATCAGGTATTAATTGTTGCTGGTATGCTTACATAGCTTTGTTATTGAAAATAGATCTGACATAAGGGTA contains:
- the LOC133899531 gene encoding uncharacterized protein LOC133899531 isoform X2 — encoded protein: MAANAAEAPSAVPPSVVSAAEETLAAAESVGDHLSQLLAAAAEDPDAVAELPPLLRARAFLAVAQAATSLFSVRLRCSGIDPNEHTIRKEFRLSLWQEKLNRFEDWDKAPLRPTTTLNTQAAARFIGRSLPHLTSDQKRSMQAISRGGGRGWSGHKRKPEPAPEKKSVRAAAEEFLAKAAQELIGHSDSRVKGPVRLVPDEDED
- the LOC133899531 gene encoding uncharacterized protein LOC133899531 isoform X1; protein product: MAANAAEAPSAVPPSVVSAAEETLAAAESVGDHLSQLLAAAAEDPDAVAELPPLLRARAFLAVAQAATSLFSVRLRCSGIDPNEHTIRKEFERLSLWQEKLNRFEDWDKAPLRPTTTLNTQAAARFIGRSLPHLTSDQKRSMQAISRGGGRGWSGHKRKPEPAPEKKSVRAAAEEFLAKAAQELIGHSDSRVKGPVRLVPDEDED